In Scomber japonicus isolate fScoJap1 chromosome 19, fScoJap1.pri, whole genome shotgun sequence, a single genomic region encodes these proteins:
- the LOC128380324 gene encoding neuropeptide FF receptor 2-like — translation MTQNLVLNATWEGLISSNFSGLQENPLAHQNITYVDFYLHKPSVAAVFTVSYLLIFLVCMVGNGVVCFIVLRSKNMRTVTNLFILNLAISDLLVGIFCMPTTLVDNIITGWPFGSVVCKLSGMVQGISVSASVFTLVAIAVDRFRCIVYPFKQKLTIATSKLIIVIIWVLAVSIMCPSGVMLQVTKEHRVRIVLGRNNNTRPFYWCRENWPNQEMRKVYTTVLFANIYLAPLSLIVIMYARIGFTLFKTTIPPLRGSGIVSGEGSGNNKPSMEGRLTISRKKKERVIMMLLVVALLFILSWLPLWTLMMLSDYASLTEHQYRVINIYVYPLAHWLAFFNSSVNPIIYGFFNENFRRGFQAAFKFQLCSADIEHQKTYLHRIRANAVLPVQPATLSRSGSGLGSVLVGNGKCSYQEAECLAGKGDIKEQDLIMEDLEKVSQI, via the exons ATGACCCAGAATCTAGTTCTCAACGCTACTTGGGAGGGCCTGATCTCATCCAATTTCTCAGGCCTACAGGAAAACCCTTTGGCCCACCAGAATATCACCTATGTTGATTTCTACCTCCATAAGCCTTCTGTGGCTGCAGTCTTCACTGTCTCCTACCTGCTCATTTTCCTGGTGTGCATGGTGGGAAATGGGGTGGTGTGTTTCATCGTGCTGCGCAGCAAGAATATGCGCACAGTCACCAACCTGTTCATTCTCAACCTCGCCATCAGTGACCTGCTGGTTGGCATTTTTTGCATGCCAACCACACTGGTGGACAATATCATAACAG GATGGCCATTCGGTAGCGTAGTGTGTAAGCTAAGTGGTATGGTTCAAGGGATATCTGTTTCAGCATCTGTGTTCACTCTAGTGGCAATAGCTGTTGACAG GTTCCGCTGCATCGTTTACCCTTTCAAGCAGAAGCTCACCATCGCCACCTCAAAGTTAATTATTGTTATCATATGGGTCCTGGCTGTGTCAATCATGTGTCCCTCTGGGGTGATGCTGCAAGTCACCAAAGAACACAGGGTGCGAATAGTCCTCGGCCGCAACAACAACACCCGCCCCTTCTACTGGTGCCGGGAAAACTGGCCCAATCAGGAGATGCGGAAAGTCTACACCACTGTCCTCTTTGCAAACATCTATCTCGCTCCTCTCAGCCTTATCGTCATCATGTATGCTCGAATTGGCTTCACCCTCTTCAAGACCACTATTCCCCCACTGAGAGGCAGTGGAATTGTGTCTGGAGAAGGAAGTGGCAACAATAAGCCGAGCATGGAGGGTCGTCTCACAATTtcgaggaagaagaaggagagggtgATAATGATGCTGCTGGTGGTGGCTTTGCTCTTTATATTATCCTGGCTGCCGCTGTGGACGCTGATGATGCTGAGTGACTACGCCAGCCTGACAGAGCACCAGTATCGTGTCATTAATATCTATGTCTATCCCTTAGCTCACTGGTTGGCCTTCTTCAACAGCAGTGTCAACCCCATCATCTACGGGTTTTTCAACGAGAACTTCCGTAGAGGCTTTCAGGCGGCATTCAAATTCCAGCTGTGCTCCGCTGACATTGAGCACCAGAAGACCTACTTGCATCGGATCCGAGCGAACGCTGTGCTTCCCGTCCAGCCGGCCACCCTCAGTAGATCAGGCTCAGGACTCGGATCAGTGCTGGTGGGGAATGGTAAGTGCTCGTATCAGGAAGCAGAGTGCTTGGCAGGTAAAGGTGACATCAAAGAACAGGACCTGATCATGGAGGACCTGGAAAAGGTGTCCCAGATTTAG